One window of the Anolis sagrei isolate rAnoSag1 chromosome 5, rAnoSag1.mat, whole genome shotgun sequence genome contains the following:
- the DDX47 gene encoding probable ATP-dependent RNA helicase DDX47 gives MAAEVQQEEANAAEAVKSFKELGVTEVLCEACDQLGWKTPTKIQVESVPLALQGRDIIGLAETGSGKTGAFALPILQALLETPQRFFALVLTPTRELAFQISEQFEALGSSIGVQTAVIVGGIDMMAQSLALAKKPHVIIATPGRLIDHLENTKGFNLRALKYLVMDEADRILNMDFETEVDKILKVIPRDRKTFLFSATMTKKVQKLQRAALKDPVKCAVSSKYQTVEKLQQYYVFIPSKFKDSYLVYILNELAGNSFMIFCSTCNNTQRTALLLRNLGFTAIPLHGQMNQNKRLGSLNKFKAKARSVLLATDVASRGLDIPHVDVVINFDIPTHSKDYIHRVGRTARAGRSGKSITFVTQYDVELFQRIEHLIGKKLPAFPTQEDEVMMLTERVAEAQRFARMELQQKGEKKRSREEANEPDDAEGALGVRNKVTGGKKKKRKP, from the exons ATGGCGGCGGAGGTGCAGCAGGAGGAAGCCAACGCCGCCGAGGCAGTGAAGTCCTTCAAGGAGCTG GGTGTGACGGAGGTGCTGTGTGAAGCCTGTGATCAGTTGGGATGGAAGACTCCAACAAAGATCCAAGTGGAATCTGTTCCACTTGCACTTCAAG GCCGGGACATCATTGGCTTAGCAGAGACAGGATCTGGGAAAACAGGGGCGTTTGCATTGCCCATCCTGCAGGCCCTCCTAGAGACCCCTCAGCGCTTCTTTGCTTTGGTGCTTACACCAACCAGGGAGTTAGCCTTCCAGATTTCAGAGCAGTTTGAGGCTCTTGGATCGTCCATTGGTGTTCAGACTG CTGTGATCGTTGGAGGAATTGACATGATGGCTCAGTCTCTGGCCTTGGCTAAGAAGCCACACGTGATTATTG CTACCCCTGGCCGCCTTATTGATCACCTTGAGAACACAAAGGGTTTCAACTTGAGAGCTCTGAAGTATCTGGTGATGGACGAAGCTGACCGTATCCTCAATATGGACTTTGAGACAGAG GTAGACAAGATCCTGAAAGTAATTCCCAGAGACAGGAAGACATTTCTCTTTTCTGCTACAATGACTAAAAAG GTGCAAAAACTCCAACGGGCAGCTCTTAAGGACCCTGTTAAGTGTGCAGTTTCATCTAAGTACCAGACCGTTGAAAAACTTCAGCAGTACTATGTTTTTATTCCTTCAAAATTCAAG GACAGTTACCTTGTTTATATTCTCAATGAACTTGCCGGGAACTCCTTCATGATATTCTGCAGCACGTGCAACAATACCCAGCGGACGGCTCTTCTTCTTCGCAATCTGGGCTTCACAGCCATCCCTCTCCATGGACAGATGAACCAG aaTAAGAGACTAGGGTCACTGAACAAGTTCAAAGCCAAAGCACGTTCTGTTCTCTTGGCAACAGATGTTGCTAGCAGAGGCCTGGACATTCCCCATGTGGATGTAGTGATAAACTTTGACATTCCTACCCATTCCAAG gaTTACATTCATAGGGTGGGAAGAACAGCTCGGGCTGGACGCTCTGGGAAATCAATCACCTTTGTCACACA GTACGATGTTGAGCTTTTCCAGCGTATTGAGCACCTGATTGGCAAGAAGCTTCCTGCCTTCCCCACGCAAGAGGATGAAGTCATGATGCTGACAGAACGTGTGGCGGAAGCACAGAGATTTGCTCGCATG GAGTTGCAGCAAAAGGGGGAGAAGAAGCGCTCCCGAGAAGAGGCGAATGAACCTGATGATGCAGAAGGTGCTTTGGGTGTCAGGAACAAAGTTACTggtgggaaaaagaagaaaaggaaacccTGA
- the APOLD1 gene encoding apolipoprotein L domain-containing protein 1, producing the protein MDDTICPHSLDPTQHFYVMLLGQRNQLQNQIKNLNKISQRIKKRYENFVNINITGSTINVAGSLAALVGLSLSPFTLGYSFLASVGLGLTAAAGTFTISSNIFTECSNTREVRRVKEIAITSHNLMREIMNCLDFLLRRQDPSDPILLPAEKKACNTLYSSVLCVSQKSFLVPEYTKKYTRESNIMLEAIVRELTKSLKACARPMDEICELLGSRNECPLKISQLMPWDLCIHTSV; encoded by the coding sequence ATGGACGACACTATTTGTCCCCACAGTTTGGATCCTACACAACACTTCTATGTCATGCTGCTGGGCCAGAGAAACCAGCTACAGAACCAAATTAAGAACCTTAACAAGATCTCCCAGAGGATCAAGAAACGATACGAAAACTTTGTGAACATCAATATCACTGGGAGCACCATAAATGTAGCAGGAAGCCTCGCAGCCCTTGTGGGACTGTCCTTAAGCCCTTTTACTTTGGGGTACTCTTTTTTGGCCAGTGTGGGGTTAGGGCTCACAGCAGCAGCGGGAACTTTCACAATATCTTCTAACATATTTACAGAGTGCTCTAATACCAGAGAAGTGAGAAGAGTGAAGGAGATTGCAATCACTAGTCACAATCTGATGCGGGAGATAATGAACTGCCTTGACTTCTTACTCCGGAGACAGGACCCATCAGACCCTATCCTACTGCCAGCTGAGAAAAAGGCTTGCAACACTTTGTATTCTTCTGTCCTCTGTGTCTCCCAAAAAAGTTTTCTGGTCCCAGAGTACACAAAAAAGTACACCAGAGAAAGCAATATTATGCTGGAGGCAATAGTCCGGGAGCTGACAAAAAGCCTCAAAGCCTGTGCAAGACCTATGGATGAGATCTGTGAGCTTCTAGGAAGCAGAAACGAATGTCCGCTGAAGATCAGTCAACTAATGCCTTGGGATTTGTGCATTCATACTTCTGTGTAG